gctgcaggaggggcagaGGAGGGACAGGGGGgtgagaggagctgcaggaggggcagaggggctgctggggggccagagaggctgcagaggggcagaggggctgcaggaggggcagaggggtcagaggggctgctgggggggcagaggggctgcaggggggtcagaggggctgcaggaggggcagaggggctgcagaggggctgcaggggggtcagaggggctgcaggaggggcagaggggctgcaggggctgcgcTGGGGACAGAAGTGCTGGTTTGCACACACTGCAGTGGACCCAAGGCGCTTTGCTGCTGCATCTCACAGCAAGCAACCTGCTCCTGCCCACCTGACAACGACAAGGTTAACAAGATTGGTCCCCCTGTGTATCTTCCCTAAAGCTATTGCCTTTAATCCAGCTACTGAGAGGATTATGGTTTATGTACTGGAAAACAACGAGGTCTGCATTGCCAGGGACTTGCCCAGGACCTGCCCCTGCTTCTGTCTTAAGAAAGTGAAACACACTCCTCTTGGATGGGGAACAGGGCAGGGGGAACCTGTCTTAAACCTCTTTACTGCTACATTCTGACTTGTTCCATCTCTCTTGCAGCTTGAATGACACCTCATGGTCCAGCTTTCCAAGTCCACAAAATTCCCTTACCTTAAGCTTGTGAATTATCCagctttgtttcatttcctcagtctatttttcctcttttttttttttctttttttttttttctttttgccataAGTTTCTAAGATTATTTAGCATTTTACAGGTTAATACACAACCTGCTGCTTCAAATAGTAAGGTAAAAGCTGCCATTAATGACCTGAAATGAGTCTTTCGTTTTCGCTCCATGGTCTGACAGCCAGGCTGGTGCAGACCGTGGCAGCGTTGCCTCTGGGCACAAAGCCATGAAAAGCATGAGAAAACTGACAGAAAGGTGTGCAACGTGAGTCCAGTGGGTGGGAAAGAGTAGGGAAGGAAGCAGAGTGTGCACCCTGCAGCCCTTCTGAGGGGGTCtctggaggggcagaggggccCTCCACCCAGCCCTGTGCCGTGCCCGGATCCCCTGGCAAGGGTGGGCAGAAAGCCTGGGAGCTCCTTGGACCACCTGGTgcacctggagctgcagctcagccccatcCAACTCTAACTGCCTCTCTTCAGAGATACCATCTTCGCCTTGGTGGGGCATTACCAGATggtatttttcttgcaaaattcCATGGCTAAAGCGAAAAAAGATCTTGTGAAATACTTAATATTTCCTATTCCAAATGCTTTGACTGAtgctctgctcttttcctctcAAGTTAAAGGTTTATGAATGGGGAACATGACATTAGGACTGAAGAGGTAATCTTCTCTCAGCATTTTAAACTTTTGCTAGTTTTAATTAAGGCATTGCAATTAACAACTTCACCTCagaacatgtttatttttcattgtctcTATTGCCTGcgctgctttccagctgctcaACATAAGTGAAACAGCTTCATTTGAAAACTGGGGTTGTTCTGAGAGCTAACCCAAATGGTTCATTCTTCCAAGAACAAATACAATCACCGATCAAgatatccagaaaaaaaagctatttcataTGTGGACCTAATTTCAAAGAACCATGCAGCACTTACCATGGCCAGGTCTAGGATCCACTTCCGCAGCGTCAGAATGTaccagccccccccccaaatcttACAGGATGTTTAGGGTCATGGAACTGAAAATTCTAGGGTAGTTCAGCTTTGGAAACTGCCTGGAGACTTGGATTTTTCTcaaaacatctggaaaaaatcTGACTGAAGCTTCATGACAGACTACATAATCTAGATAAAACACATCGAGTACTGGTTGAAATACTAAGTGTTGCTATTTTTCACACTGTCTTTGGGTGGAGTTTCCCAAGAGCTGCTCCAAAGCACAAGACTTGAGATTTAAGCCCaaatcctatttttaaaaaaacacaccgTAATACACTGCTGTGTTCATCGTGGCAAGCACAGCCTGCATGGGTGGgaatcaaagaaaaaagaatcattATTTCCACCCTGCGTCTCTAGCAAAGATGTAAATTAAGAGCTGGGCTTACTCCTTGTCAGCCTCCTAAAGCTACACAGAGAACTTACTTCTGGTGGAGGTTTTACTGGGACCCCAGAAGTCAGCATGTGAATGCGGAATGTGGCTGAAAATGATTGACAGTGGAAGCAAAGCCCAGGGGATGGCACGGCTGCTGTGCACAGAGCCAGCAACTGAACCCAGCCCCCCAGGCTGCAGAGTATACATGACTGCACAGAGCAAAGCCCTCTTCCTGCTTCCACTGAGATGCAGAATAAACAAAGGGAGAATGACatctgaaacaaagcaaagattGCTGCCAGAGGGCCCCAAACGCACCTGGGCCCCATGTCTACAGACACTCGTTTCTCACAGGTTTTGCTCTCAGATTTGACTGATGTGCAAAACCCTGCAGCCTCCAGAATGAACCTTTTCTCAGAGCCTGGAGTGCTCACGATGCTTTTTGCTCACGTGGAGTCACTGCATAAAGGATGAGTTTACACTGCAGCTCCACTATGTGCATATTAATtagatccttctcctctgcctgaTGATCTGTTTCCACAAAATTTGTAAGAATTCAGTTATATTTAAGATGTTAGCCCCCTCTTCCCCCTGACTCCATCAGAACTGGGCAGTGGATTCACGTCACCGCAGTGGAGCACTGCCCCTCCatgcagggctgcagagagTGCTGAACGAGCCCTGTCTGATTCCCAAAAGGCAGCTTAAAAAATTACCTTGTGCAATGATGATGGGATATTCCAGGTGTGTCTGCAGAGGGTAACTGCAGTAGATCTGGTACCTCAGAAACACAAGGAAGCTGAACAGGAAGAGATAAACCCGTGTGACTGCACCAAGAGACGGGATGGCTCCTTCACAACATTTTGGTTGAGCCAAAAAGCTCCAGAGGGGTGTAGCTGTCCAGCTGATCCAACGAGTATGAAGAGACAGTGCAAGCCTGATGGTGCTGTAGTCTCTTTCCACTACCCTCAAACAGAATGTCACTTACAAAGCCTCTGTCACCACTTATAAAACCTCTTCAACGCACATCAGCACACGTGAGTGATTTGAAGAAGCTggtgcccagagaagctgtggctgccccatccctgggggttggaactagaggatcttgaaggtcccttccaacccaagccagcctatgattctatgcatgACCTGGCTGGATGTTCTGGCCACCTCCAGCCCTCAGTTTGGGCAGAACAAGGCTTTCCAAGGTATTTTCTCTCACATGCCTGTACCCACACTTACACGCACCGAGTTTCTGCACTTAGTTTCCATTTCATACAATCCTCTTTAAGCAAGATTTAGTTAAGTCTAGCCCACGTAAGCTTATTACAGACTGACAGATCTTTGGAGTTTGACAGGGTTTGTAATTTTCCTAGAGAACGATTACGCTTTAATCATTCGGGTGAGGGAAGCCTGTCTAACTGGTGCAGCTACCTGCGCAGCACGGCGCGCCAACCACTGAACAGCCTCAACACACGGCTGCAACCCGCAGCAGGTGTTGTCTCCAGCTACCTGGGCTGGCAAGGTAAAAATCCAGCCGCTCCACAGAAGCAAAGCCGGGCGGAGGCgggctgccctggcagagccCCCGGGCCGCAGGGCTGCTCGGGCTGCCGAAGGAGCAGGTCTAGCCCCGGGGAGCCCAGCCGCGGCTTGGCAAGGCTTGGCAAGGCTTGGCACGGCTTGGCACGGCTTGGCAAGGCTTGGCACGGCTTGGCAAGgcttggcacagcttggcacgGCTTGGCACGGCTTGGCACGGCTTGGCAAGGCTTGGCTTagctccctgcccacagccagcGCTTCCCGGTGTCCCGAGAAACCTCCGGCACGGCTTGGAGAACGCTGCCCCTGAAACTGCTCTGTGTTACCTGAAACAAGGCCCACGAAACAGATGCTGATTAGGtgtgaggaggaaattcttcagtgtgaggctggttgcccagggaagctgtggctgccccatccctggcagtgttgaagggcaggttggatggggcttggagcagcctgggctggtgggaggtgtccctgcccatgcagggggtgggactgggtggtctttaaggtcccttccaacccaaactgttcaATTATAATCGTCAGTGCTGGTTGATGTAAAAAGTTACCCCTGGGTTGTGTTCACTTACGAGCAGTGTAGGTCGGCTCTTGGTTTGGAGCTGCAGTCTGgatttcagttttctcctctAAAGTGGTGCCTCCAGAGCTTCAGCTCCTGTGCTTTCAAGGTCAGGATGTctgggcagctctggagcccattcctgcagcagggatgctttGGGCAGTGGCACTTCTGATTGCCCAGAATGAAAAgtgcagcaaaatgaaaagttcCTGAAGGCTGGACTTGTCAGATTGTTGGAGATGGAGCAACTTCTCCAGAACATACACCTCCAGAATGGGGTGCTCCCCAGATCggagcccctgccctgccctggtgTCACCCCGGGactctcctgttttccagctcagggcAGTGGGCCCGTGCTgacactgctggcagctggcagCCTGTTGATAAGTGGCTCCACACTGCGCTGTGGCTTGGTTTGGTTCTCTTTGGCAGCAGGAGTTGCTGCAGGAGAACGTTTGTTAATTCACAGGCAGTACAAAATGGATCCAGTGGTGGTTGGCATTCCCCGGGGTTAAGAGGCAGCTAAGAGACATTTGCAGCAGTTTTGCTCCATCCACCTGGCACAAAGGTCTTGTGCCAAGGGGAGGCTGTAGCCCCAAATGCTTGGAAGTTCCACCTAAGGACTGGTGGGTGGATGGGTGCATGCAGCTCCTGAGGGAGCCTTGGGCAAGGCCACAGGCTGAAGCATGGCATCCGTGCCCTCT
The Apus apus isolate bApuApu2 chromosome 3, bApuApu2.pri.cur, whole genome shotgun sequence genome window above contains:
- the SLC66A3 gene encoding solute carrier family 66 member 3; the encoded protein is METKCRNSVRVSVVTFCLRVVERDYSTIRLALSLHTRWISWTATPLWSFLAQPKCCEGAIPSLGAVTRVYLFLFSFLVFLRYQIYCSYPLQTHLEYPIIIAQDVILPLFILHLSGSRKRALLCAIWGGGWYILTLRKWILDLAMVSAAWFFEIRSTYEIAFFSGYLDR